A region from the Brassica napus cultivar Da-Ae chromosome C8, Da-Ae, whole genome shotgun sequence genome encodes:
- the LOC106418878 gene encoding uncharacterized protein LOC106418878, with product MDAFQQRRVSGSQGQTLYKLTLSMTIDTWKSEETRYFFGLYAEERRKRNKVGTSMNKVGKTNIMESFEQRFKKNFPDWRPYKSNYDTSRKKYIKIKTLTQNRTGLGFDDMGRIDMSDDWWSERERECPGIRRSVCKEISNMDMFEAEFGGVVVTGAEGWSAQHGEASLNSRVGEDDGDDEADSQPAAETQALETETHPQAPRQTQPSTQTHSGSSRAKRRRKEKDMVVEACVKRTETLEVKNKIAERMLERQEAFSIENVLEILYALPEVREWSPLYEAAMEILIDNEGNRRAFVTMKTDEAKIRFLELRTKIKRNDD from the exons ATGGATGCATTTCAACAGAGAAGG GTCTCAGGCTCGCAAGGTCAAACCCTCTACAAGCTCACTCTCTCGATGACAATAGAT ACTTGGAAATCTGAGGAAACTAGGTATTTTTTCGGACTCtatgcggaagagagaagaaaaagaaataaggTTGGTACATCAATGAATAAAGTGGGGAAAACAAACATTATGGAGTCGTTTGAACAGCGGTTTAAGAAGAATTTTCCTGATTGGAGGCCCTACAAGAGCAACTACGACACCAGTAGGAAGAAATATATCAAGATTAAGACGCTGACTCAAAATAGGACAGGGCTTGGGTTTGATGACATGGGAAGGATTGACATGTCAGATGATTGGTGGAGTGAACGCGAAAGG GAGTGTCCTGGGATTAGAAGATCTGTATGCAAAGAGATTAGTAACATGGATATGTTTGAAGCAGAATTTGGTGGTGTAGTAGTAACTGGAGCTGAAGGATGGAGCGCTCAACATGGAGAAGCCAGTTTGAACTCTAGAGTGGGTgaagatgatggtgatgatgaagctgattcTCAGCCAGCAGCAGAAACTCAAGCATTGGAGACAGAAACACATCCACAAGCCCCACGCCAAACTCAGCCATCGACTCAGACTCATTCTGGAAGTTCAAGAGCAAAAAGAAGGCGTAAGGAGAAAGACATGGTTGTAGAAGCTTGTGTGAAACGGACTGAAACTCTTGAGGTGAAGAACAAGATAGCGGAACGGATGTTGGAGCGTCAAGAAGCTTTTAGTATTGAGAATGTGTTGGAGATACTGTATGCTTTGCCTGAAGTGAGAGAGTGGTCTCCACTATATGAAGCAGCAATGGAAATTCTCATAGATAATGAAGGAAACCGAAGAGCCTTTGTAACAATGAAGACAGATGAAGCTAAGATTAGGTTTCTGGAGCTTAGGACTAAGATAAAACGCAATGATGACTAG